In Amaranthus tricolor cultivar Red isolate AtriRed21 chromosome 5, ASM2621246v1, whole genome shotgun sequence, a genomic segment contains:
- the LOC130813775 gene encoding uncharacterized protein LOC130813775 codes for MAVDFQKSVELGLKLSKRIYYGKDPSMKPPQPPPSMTKSSSLDEKVSFLPTSPMVYAVISDPLIVDNPDVRSYQPYVHGRCNPPVLIPLHLYGIEVEVDVCLDMAFFNLTATWRLHCVDASKTSDCILAIPISDEQGSVLGFEVETSGGFYHSQLVKVEDVTDLNGLDKAEYGGFLKHNIFTLKIPKVDGGSKLLVKARWSQRLSYESGWFLLSVPFSFPVYVTPGGNFSKKEKILLNINFSTNAEIQCKSATHPLKETRRQVGKLGFLYEEEVYTWSQTDFEFSYSVSSNDIHGGFLVRSPIPNDFDQREMFALYLFPPEAQNRMVFRKRVIFLADISGSMKGAPIENVKKAVLAFLSTLSQYDYFNIIAFNTNSHSFSSSMELATNEALQLASEWINEKLVPEGDTNILLPVKQALEMVSHESNSMTHIFLITDGAVENERDICNVVQEACTAEASSPYLRISTLGIGLYCNHYFLQTLAQIAKGHYDAAYDADYIASRLQKLCTMSSQVILANIEVEGLSNVQSLTMYPSIIQDLSSECPVIISGRYKGKLSESLKVYGKLADMSNFVADLKMWKAEDILVDKVFAKRQIDTLTANAWFTGSKEAEKQAAEISMQTGVPSEYTRIILFQTDAWNQIPGAITVQGKEVYDKNNLQNMVRNHIIFLLQSVSVGFGDLKKTAENLPPGIVVKAPETTDLIVKAASGCCGELLDRFCCMCFIQGLSKLSDRCVVTLSQICIALSCCQCIECCYDLCDSCG; via the exons ATGGCGGTTGATTTTCAAAAATCAGTAGAACTTGGATTAAAGTTATCCAAGCGAATCTACTATGGCAAAGATCCGTCCATGAAACCACCGCAACCTCCGCCGTCAATGACCAAGTCATCATCGTTAGATGAAAAGGTTTCTTTTCTTCCGACTTCTCCTATGGTTTATGCGGTTATTTCTGACCCCTTGATTGTAGATAATCCTGATGTTCGAAGCTATCAACCTTATGTTCATGGCCGGTGTAATCCGCCGGTGTTGATTCCGCTTCATTTGTATGGAATTGAAGTCGAAGTTGATGTTTGTTTGGATATGGCGTTTTTTAATTTGACTGCTACTTGGAGATTGCATTGTGTTGATGCTAGTAAAACGTCTGATTGTATTCTTGCTATTCCTATATCCGACGAGCAG GGTTCAGTTCTAGGTTTTGAAGTTGAGACTAGTGGAGGGTTCTATCATTCGCAATTAGTCAAGGTAGAAGATGTCACAGATCTGAATGGATTAGATAAAGCTGAATATGGAGGCTTTCTGAAGCACAATATTTTCACGCTGAAGATCCCCAAG GTGGATGGAGGATCTAAGCTATTGGTGAAAGCGAGATGGTCTCAGAGGCTATCATATGAGAGTGGTTGGTTCTTGCTGAGTGTTCCATTTAGCTTTCCGGTCTATGTCACTCCTGGTGGAAATTTTTCGAAGAAGGAAAAGATACTATTGAATATCAATTTTAGTACCAATgcagaaattcaatgcaaaagtGCCACTCACCCATTGAAG GAAACAAGACGTCAGGTTGGAAAATTGGGTTTCTTGTATGAAGAAGAAGTTTATACCTGGTCGCAGACTGACTTTGAATTTTCCTACTCT GTCTCTTCCAATGACATACATGGTGGATTTCTTGTGCGTTCTCCTATTCCTAATGATTTTGATCAAAGAGAAATGTTTGCCTTATATTTGTTCCCTCCTGAAGCCCAGAATAGAATG GTTTTCAGAAAGAGAGTAATATTCCTTGCTGATATTAGTGGTAGCATGAAGGGAGCTCCTATTGAAAATGTAAAAAAGGCTGTCTTGGCCTTTTTGTCCACATTAAGTCAATATGATTACTTCAACATCATAGCATTTAACACGAATAGTCACTCTTTTTCGTCGTCAATGGAACTGGCAACAAATGAAGCACTACAACTAGCCAGTGAATGGATCAACGAGAAGTTAGTTCCTGAAGGAGACACTAACATTTTGCTCCCTGTGAAACAG GCTTTAGAGATGGTGTCTCATGAAAGCAACTCAATGACTCATATTTTTCTCATTACTGACGGTGCCGTTGAAAATGAAAGAGACATTTGCAATGTTGTACAAGAGGCTTGTACAGCAGAAGCAAGTTCACCATATCTTCGCATTTCCACCCTTGGCATAG GTTTATATTGTAACCACTACTTTCTACAAACGTTGGCACAAATAGCTAAAGGACATTATGATGCTGCTTATGATGCTG ATTATATTGCTTCTCGACTGCAGAAGCTTTGTACAATGTCCTCACAAGTAATTCTTGCAAATATTGAAGTTGAGGGCTTGAGCAATGTTCAATCACTCACG ATGTATCCCTCTATCATCCAAGATCTTTCAAGTGAATGCCCAGTGATCATATCAGGAAGATACAAAGGCAAGTTATCGGAGTCTCTTAAGGTATATGGTAAATTGGCAGATATGAGTAACTTTGTGGCTGACCTAAAGATGTGGAAGGCAGAAGATATACTTGTAGACAAG GTGTTTGCAAAAAGACAGATTGACACACTCACTGCAAATGCTTGGTTTACGGGAAGCAAGGAAGCTGAGAAACAG GCTGCAGAGATTAGTATGCAAACTGGAGTTCCTTCAGAATACACTCGTATCATTCTTTTCCAGACAGATGCTTGGAACCAAATACCAGGTGCTATCACAGTGCAAGGG AAAGAGGTTTACGACAAAAATAATCTGCAGAATATGGTCCGAAATCACATAATATTTCTGCTGCAGAGTGTGAGTGTTGGCTTTGGAGATTTGAAAAAGACGGCTGAAAATTTGCCTCCAGGAATAGTAGTGAAAGCACCAGAGACGACAGACTTGATAGTTAAAGCCGCTAGTGGGTGTTGCGGTGAACTGCTTGATCGTTTCTGTTGCATGTGTTTCATACAAGGATTATCCAAGTTAAGTGATCGATGTGTTGTTACACTATCCCAGATATGTATTGCTCTCTCGTGTTGTCAATGCATCGAATGTTGCTATGATCTGTGCGACAGTTGTGGCTAG
- the LOC130813572 gene encoding uncharacterized protein LOC130813572, which yields MGRRGWPPKVKAVPRVQSESSRRVELGWVSVLKSPGMKSGIPPPPPSPTVPSSSTLVSNAVLHQNVSSTPTVRKIAKISKLDIEPEIKYWEYSVVCYVTSSNPPLHVVEGFVRRIWKELEIDKVGMVNRGVFLIRFTLQEHQERTCNMNENILKQIAGYLGPVLKVDNATLTKARLIYARVLVDMNMTEVDCRVGLHRASKSQLEVDEHGFRSLKKTYRPKSQTIQQPLDKELKVGPIQQPPVQQPTPSQQVVEPDQELSDNQQVTASLQVSASIPHLELDAPFFPIRNGGINKARKQIEVAHFLSYHNVSLIGLLETKVKRKGLGSFYLRRFPNWCFTTNLTWHDGDRIIVDWRTTDFHVDILSCQSQFIDVAVAPNNGDSFRCTFVYGSTMKERIGSLVRLAEVQPLRDYMAVCNVHDLKHHCKFFTWTNKQTGDNRVMSKIDRVLGNDQWEVSFPNSLVNFLAEGEYDHTPMLVSFLRSNQLRYLFGILIKLRLLKSKLKTLYGKEHLQLEVDKAHSELISLHNQLHDHLGDPTLAIQEQVAAAKFQQLKQELEASLRQKAKLKWIKFGDDNTTVFHQSINYRLRHNKVAFIQFQGKDITKPSQIHKAFFDYYSDLFCFEGKDRTTINIDTAPGLDGFNSNFYKAAWEVVGDDIIRAVHQFFGNGKMLKSWNITTITLIPKVHSPLYPGDFKPISCCHGAFVAGRSIMHDILLCQDIVKHYARQGCAPSCLMKIDLCKAYDTMNWQFIKEMLVALNFPHQFIKIIMACITSMCYALMINGSPTNIFATK from the exons ATGGGCAGGAGAGGCTGGCCACCCAAAGTGAAGGCGGTGCCTCGTGTGCAATCTGAATCCTCAC GTAGGGTGGAGCTGGGTTGGGTATCGGTTCTGAAGAGTCCAGGCATGAAGTCAGGTATACCCCCTCCTCCTCCTTCGCCTACTGTTCCATCATCTAGTACTCTTGTTTCAAATGCTGTGTTGCACCAAAATGTCTCTAGCACACCAACTGTtcgtaaaattgccaaaataaGTAAACTGGATATTGAACCTGAAATTAAGTATTGGGAGTATTCGGTTGTGTGCTATGTGACTAGTTCCAACCCCCCTCTCCATGTTGTAGAAGGGTTTGTTAGAAGAATATGGAAGGAACTTGAGATAGATAAGGTTGGAATGGTCAACAGGGGAGTTTTCCTCATTCGATTTACATTGCAAGAACATCAGGAACGTACTTGTAATATGAATG AAAATATATTGAAACAGATTGCAGGTTATTTGGGTCCGGTTTTGAAGGTGGATAATGCCACGCTTACGAAGGCAAGGTTGATATATGCACGGGTTTTGGTAGACATGAATATGACTGAGG TTGATTGTCGAGTGGGTCTTCATAGAGCATCTAAGTCTCAATTAGAGGTGGATGAACATGGTTTCCGATCTTTGAAAAAAACTTATCGCCCTAAGTCTCAAACAATCCAGCAGCCTTTGGATAAGGAGCTTAAG GTTGGACCTATCCAACAGCCTCCTGTGCAGCAGCCTACACCTTCACAGCAGGTAGTTGAACCTGACCAGGAGCTCTCTGATAATCAGCAGGTAACTGCCTCACTCCAGGTAAGTGCCTCTATACCGCACCTTGAGTTAGATGCACCTTTCTTTCCTATTCGCAATGG GGGTATTAATAAGGCTAGAAAGCAGATAGAGGTAGCTCATTTCTTATCTTATCATAATGTTAGTCTTATTGGTCTCCTGGAAACTAAGGTCAAGCGTAAGGGTTTAGGATCGTTTTATCTTCGTAGGTTTCCTAATTGGTGTTTTacaactaatttaacatggCATGATGGAGATCGCATCATAGTTGATTGGAGAACTACGGATTTTCATGTTGATATTTTGTCTTGTCAAAGTCAGTTCATTGATGTTGCAGTGGCTCCAAATAATGGTGATTCGTTCCGTTGCACCTTTGTTTATGGGTCCACTATGAA AGAGCGGATAGGGTCACTAGTGCGCTTAGCTGAGGTTCAGCCCCTTCGTGATTATATGGCGGTATGCAATGTTCATGATCTAAAACACCATTGCAAATTCTTTACTTGGACTAACAAGCAAACGGGTGATAATCGGGTCATGAGCAAGATTGATAGAGTGCTGGGAAATGATCAATGGGAAGTCAGTTTTCCTAACTCATTGGTTAATTTTCTTGCTGAAGGAGAATATGATCATACTCCGATGCTAGTGTCTTTTTTGAGGTCCAACCAACTAAGATACCTTTTCGGTATTTTGATT AAGCTACGGTTACTTAAGAGTAAGTTGAAGACCTTATATGGGAAGGAGCACTTACAGCTAGAGGTGGACAAAGCTCATTCTGAGTTGATATCTTTGCATAATCAACTACATGATCATTTGGGTGACCCTACCTTAGCTATTCAAGAGCAGGTTGCCGCTGCTAAGTTTCAACAACTAAAACAAGAGCTTGAAGCTAGTCTTCGACAGAAAGCTAAGCTGAAGTGGATAAAATTTGGAGATGATAACACTACGGTTTTTCATCAGAGCATTAATTACAGACTAAGGCATAACAAAGTTGCTTTCATTCAATTCCAGGGGAAGGACATCACTAAGCCTTCTCAAATTCATAAGGCTTTCTTTGACTATTACTCTGATCTATTTTGCTTTGAGGGCAAGGATAGGACTACGATCAATATTGACACG GCTCCAGGGTTAGACGGTTTCAATAGCAATTTTTATAAGGCTGCGTGGGAGGTTGTGGGAGATGATATCATCCGAGCAGTTCATCAGTTCTTTGGCAATGGCAAAATGCTAAAGAGTTGGAATATCACGACAATTACATTGATTCCAAAGGTGCATAGTCCTTTATATCCAGGTGATTTCAAGCCGATTTCTTGTTGTCAT GGAGCCTTTGTAGCAGGTCGTAGTATTATGCATGACATTTTACTTTGTCAAGACATAGTGAAGCACTATGCTAGGCAAGGGTGTGCGCCCAGTTGTCTCATGAAAATCGACCTATGCAAAGCTTATGACACGATGAATTGGCAATTTATTAAAGAGATGTTGGTGGCTCTCAATTTTCCGCACCAATTCATCAAAATCATTATGGCGTGTATTACTTCTATGTGTTATGCCTTAATGATTAATGGGTCTCCTACTAACATTTTTGCTACAAAATGA